The Sinorhizobium fredii genome contains the following window.
CGAACCGGAGGAGACCTATCTCGCCTCGCGGCCGGTGGGCGAGGTCGCCTATGCCGCCTATTGCCGGAAGAACGCCCCCGGCGCATCGGATCGTTGGGTCGCCGTCGCCGAAGAGGACGCCCTCTCGGCCTATCTGCGCTGGCCGCACGAAAATGCATCCGGCCGGATCGTGGCTACCGTCAGTCGCCCCCGCTCCCTCCTGGACCTCGCCCGCGCCGGGGCCGGCAAGGCGGTGCTCCCCTGTTTCGTCGGCGATCTCGACCCGCAACTGGAGCGAGCGGGCGAGGAGGTCGGCCCGCTGCGGCATCGCCAATGGATCGTCATGAACAATGAGGACCGCCACCGGCGGGACATCCGCACCGTCGTGGACCGGCTGACGCGGTTGCTCCGCAGCCATGCGGATCTCTTCGCCGGCAAGCGGCCGAGGCGGAGTGCCGCCTGACCGCAGAATGCGTGGTGGCCAGCATTTCACCGGCCGCCACGCTATCCGTTCAGTCGATCAGTCTACCAGATCTCCTAAGGAGAACTCGAACCTGTAGCGCTTGCCTGCTGCGGCACTCGATCTCCTGCCAGAGTGCGGCGCCGAGCATGAGCGCGGCCGCCGCCAAGGCCAGTGCCACCGTCACGGCCGGCCCTGGGTGACGATGACCGGGATCAGCAGGTCGCCCCAGTTGCCGTCGCCGCCGTGATGGCGTGCCGAGCGCACCAGTTCGACCGAGACGCCGGCCTCTACGGCCTTCATGACCGACTGGTTGAGGCGGTGCAGGTCGTTGGCGACCATGCGGATCGCCGCCTGCTGGTCCGCGGTCATGGCCGACGACTGTTCCTCGGCCCGTTCCTTGACGCGTGTCTGAACTGTCATGGGAGTGCTCCTTCAAAGCTTAGAGCCGGATGCGGCGGAAACCATTTTCCTGTCCGCTTGCGGTTCGAGAATTTTCGGTGTTCCGGGGCGCGCAACGGGCAGGGATGTCGCGCGCCCCGGTCTTCGTTTCACGCCCTTCCCTCATTCCGCCGCCGGGCGGAACTGGTCGTGCTCGGTCGATTCCTTCATCGCCGTCGTCGACGACTGGCCGCCGGTGATCGCCAGCGACACGGCGTCGAAATAGCCGGTGCCGACTTCGCGCTGGTGCTTGGTCGCCGTGTAGCCGTTCACCTCGGCCGCGAACTCCGCTTCCTGCAGCTCCGAATAGGCGGCCATCTGCCGGTCCTTGTAGCCGCGCGCCAGTTCGAACATGCCGTAGTTCAGCTGATGGAAGCCGGCGAGCGTGATAAACTGGAACTTGTAGCCCATGGCGCCGAGCTCGCGCTGGAACTTGGCGATCGTCGCGTCGTCGAGGTTCTTCTTCCAGTTGAACGACGGCGAGCAATTATAGGCGAGCAGCTTGCCCGGATGCGCCTTGTGCACGCCTTCGGCGAATTTGCGCGCTTGTTCGAGATCCGGCTTCGAGGTCTCGCACCAGATGAGGTCGCAATGCGGCGCATAGGCGATGGCGCGGGCAATGCAGGGCTCTATCCCGTTCTTCACCTGGTAGAAGCCTTCCACGGTACGGCCGGCATCGTAGTCGACGAAGGGCCCGTCGCGCTCGTCGATGTCCGAGGTGAGCAGCTTGGCCGCTTCCGCGTCGGTGCGGGCGATGACCAGCGTCGGCGTGCCCATGACGTCGGCGGCTAGCCGGGCGGCGTTCAGGTTGCGGATATGCGCCGCGGTCGGTATCAGCACCTTGCCGCCAAGATGGCCGCACTTCTTTTCCGAGGCGAGCTGGTCCTCGTAGTGGACGCCCGCGGCACCCGCTTCGATGAAGGCCTTCATAATCTCGAAGGCGTTGAGCGGCCCGCCGAAACCGGCTTCCGCGTCGGCGACGATCGGCGCGAACCAGGTGTCGACCGAAAGGCCTTTTCCTTCCGCGGTTTCGATTTGGTCGGCCCGCTGCAGGGTGCGGTTGATGCGCTTGGCGAGCTCCGGCGCAGCGTTGGCCGGATAAAGCGACTGGTCCGGATACATTGCCGAGGCGGTGTTGGCGTCGGCCGCAACCTGCCAGCCCGATAGATAGATCGCCTTCAGGCCCGCGCGGACCATCTGCATGGCCTGGTTGCCGGAGAGCGCGCCCAGCGCATTGACGAAGTCCTCCTCGTGAATGAGCTTCCAGAGGCGGTTCGCGCCCATCTCCGCGAGCGAATAACGGATCTCGACCGAGCCCCGGAGCCGCTGCACGTCCGCGGCGGAGTAGGGCCGCTCGATGCCGTCGAAGCGGCGCTGCGGCGCGCTCGGAACGAGTTTGTAAAAATCAGTCATGCTTTTCTCCTCGTCAACATCATGAGCTCTACAACTATCGTCTTAGCTCGCTGAATACTTGTGAACTGATACGACAATTTTTACATTGCGCTGCAGAAACAAGCCACATCTATCGCCGTTCTGTCGTCGCAAAAGGGGTTACCTTGTCTTGTGTTTGACAGGGTGAAGCGGTAAAGCTGTAAAACTTGTCAAAGAAGCGTCTGTGGAGCTTCTGTAAAGGGAGTGACAAATGGCCGAGAACAAGATCTTCGCCGGGCCGCGCGTCAGACGAATCCGCAACGGCCTTCAACTGACCCAGACGGCAATGGCGGAGGCGCTCGGCATCTCGCCGTCCTACCTGAATCTCATCGAGCGCAACCAGCGGCCATTGACCGTGCAGCTGCTGCTCAAGCTGGCCTCGGTCTATAAGGTGGATCTCGACGAATTGCAGGGCGAAGCCGGCGGCAGCCTCACGCAATTGCGCGAGGTATTTGCCGATCCACTGCTCGCCGGCGAACTGCCGGGAGATCAGGAGCTGATCGAGGTCACCGAAGCCGCTCCCAACGTGTCGGGCGGCGTCGTCAAGCTCTATCGGGCCTATCGCGAACAGGCGTTGCGCCTGAAGGACCTGGCGGAGCTCCTCGCCGGCCAGGGGCATATGGCGACGCTTGCCGACACGCGGCTGCCGATCGACGAGGTCCGCGAGACCCTTGAGGCGCGGCCGAACCATTTTGTCCGGATCGAAGAGGCCATGGAGGCCTTCCATGCGAGCCTGTCGCCGGGCGAAGACCTTGCGGGGGTGCTGAGGGCCTGGCTGAAGAGAGAGCACGGTCTCGTCGTGCGGACCTTGCCGGTGCACGTCATGCCAAACCTGCGCCGCCGATTCGATCGCCACTCGATGCGCCTCTTCATTTCCGAGCGGCTGTCGCCCTTCGACCAAACGCTCGAAACCGCCATGGAGGTCGCATCGATCGCCTGTCACGACGCGATCGTGGCGGAGCTCGACCAGATTCAATTCTCGACGGCGGAGGCGCGCCGCATCGGCCGTTTCGAGCTTGCACGCTATGCCGCCCATGCGCTGATGATGCCCTACGCGGCCTTCCATGCCGCAGCCCAGCGGGCGAAATACGACATCGACCTCCTGAGGGCACGCTTCCAGGTGTCGTTCGAGCAGGCGGCCGGCCGCCTGACGACGTTGCAGCGGACCGGCGCCGTCGGCATTTCCTTCTTCCTGATGGAAATCGACAATGCCGGCCATCGGCTGCGCCGCGCAGGCGCACAGGGCTTTCCGCATGCCCGCTTCGGCGGTGCCTGCCCGAAGCTCAACATCCATGCCGCCTTCGCGGTGCCGGGGCAGATCCTCGTCGACCGGGTGGAGATGACGGATGGCGGCGAGTTCCTGACCATCGCCCGGACGGTCGAGGGACCCCAGGCGGCCTTTCAGGAGCGGGTCAGGCGCACCGCGCTCTTGATCGGCTGCGATGCCGGCTTCGCGCAGGAGACGGTCTATGGGGCCGTCCGTCTGCCGGCGATCGCCGTCGGCCCGGTCTGTCGCCTGTGCGAGCGCCAGGGCTGTCTGGCCCGCGCCGAGCCGCCCGTCACCCGGCCACTCGGTCTCGACGAGATGGCGACGGGCTTGAGCGTGTTCGATTTTCAATGAGGAGCTCGCGCTTTGCTGGCGCCTGCGACAGCAGGTCGTTCTGGTCTCGCGGAACGCGACGGCAGACCGCGGACGGAGCTGGCGTGGCCCGTGGCCGGGCACGTGCGGACCGGCGTATAAGCCTCGGATTTTGCTTGTGCTTGTGAAAAAGCAATCGACTTGGGAGATGGTCGATTTGGCTGGTGCGAAAGCGCTTGAGCTTACTGAGAAACATGCCTAACTTCGGCATCGCATCGATCAACACAGGACGCAACCGCGGCGGAAAGATGCGGCGTGTCTCGAGCCAATAAAAGGGGGAGTTGTATGCGCAAACTCTTTGTCGCCTCTTTGGCGGCCGCAATGCTAGGCGGAGCGGCCACGCTCGCTTTCGCCCAGGAGCGGGTCGTCAACGTCTATAACTGGTCGGACTATATCGACGACAGCATCCTTGAGGATTTCACCAAGGAGACCGGCATCAAGGTCGTCTATGACGTCTTCGACTCCAATGAAATTCTCGAAACCAAGCTGCTTGCCGGCGGCTCCGGCTATGATGTCGTCGTTCCGACTGCGAGCTTCCTGCAGCGCCAGATCGCCGCGGGCGTGTTCCAGAAGCTCGACAAATCGAAGTTGCCGAATCTTTCGAACATGTGGGACGTGATCATGGAGCGTACGGCAAAGTACGATCCGGGCAACGAATATGCCGTCGACTACATGTGGGGAACCACCGGCATCGGCTACAATGTCGAGAAGATGAAGGAAATTCTCGGCGCCGACGAGAAGCCGAACTGGGACGTCATCTTCAATCCCGAGATCGCGGCGAAGTTCAAGGATTGCGGCATTCACCTGCTCGATTCGCCGACCGATATCATGCCGTCGGCGCTGACCTATCTCGGCCTCGATCCGGACAGCCACGAGGCCGCCGATCTCGAAAAGGCCGCCGATCTGCTCCTGAAGGTCCGGCCCTATATCCGCAAGTTCCACTCGTCGGAATATATCAATGCGCTGGCAAATGGCGACATCTGCCTGGCGGTCGGATTTTCCGGCGATATCTTCCAGGCGCGCGACCGGGCGGCCGAGGCGAAGGCCGGCGTGACGGTCGATTATTCGATCCCGGCGCAAGGGGCGCAGATGTGGTTCGACATGCTGGCAATCCCCGCCGATGCGCCGCATGTCGCCGAAGCGCACGAGTTCATCAACTACATGATGAAGCCGGAAGTCATCGCCAAGGCGTCGAACTACGTCTTCTACGCCAACGGCAACAAGGCCTCGCAACAGTTCCTCGACAAGGAAGTGCTCGAGGACACGGCCATCTATCCCTCGGACGCCGTGATGCAGAAGCTCTTCACCACGACTCCGTTCGAGGCCAAGGAGCAGCGGGTACTGACAAGGCTCTGGACGAAGATCGTAACCGGTCAGTAGGAGCGGAAAAGAATTGCCCGGACCTCAATCCGGGCAATTTCTTCAGGGGGATTTCGGGAGCGGTTCAGCCGGCAACGGGGCGGCGCCGCCTCCATCGATTGCGGCACTTCGGGGTTATATGATGAAGTCTCTCGGTAGTATCCGGCGTTCCTTCGCACCATGGGCGGACCCCGCCTCCAAGCCATTCATTTCCGTCAAGAACGTTACCAAGAAGTTCGGCGAGTTCACCGCCGTCGACGACCTGTCGCTGAACATCTACACGCGCGAATTCTTTGCACTGCTCGGCGCATCCGGTTGCGGCAAGTCGACCCTGTTGCGCATGCTCGCCGGCTTCGAGCAGCCGACGTCCGGCGAGATCGTTCTCGACGGTCAGAACCTCGCCGGCATTCCGCCCTATCGGCGGCCGGTCAACATGATGTTCCAGTCCTACGCGCTGTTCCCGCACATGACGGTCGAGAACAACATCGCCTTCGGTTTGAAGCAGGACGGCATGCCGAAGGCCGATATCGCCGAGCGGGTGGGGCAGATGCTGAAGCTCGTCAAGCTCGAGAAATTCGCCCAGCGCAAGCCGCATCAGCTGTCCGGCGGCCAGCGGCAGCGCGTAGCGCTTGCCCGTTCGCTGGCCAAGCGGCCCAAGGTGCTGCTGCTCGACGAGCCCCTCGGCGCGCTCGACAAGAAGCTGCGCGAGGAAACCCAGTTCGAACTGATGGATCTGCAGCAGGAACTCGGCCTGACCTTCGTCATCGTCACCCATGACCAGGAAGAAGCGATGACCATGGCCGACCGCATCGCCGTCATGAGCCACGGCAAGGTCGTCCAGGTGGCGACGCCGGCCGAGATTTACGAGGCGCCGAATTCGCGCTTCGTCGCCGACTTCATCGGCGACGTGAACCTGTTCGACGGCACGGTGACCGCGGCTGAAGGCGGTTCCGTTCGGATCGAAACGACCGGCGGCATTCCGCTTCGCATCGCCTCGGCCGAAAAACCGGCAAATGGAGCAAAGGCCGCCTTCGCCGTTCGTCCGGAAAAGATCAGGATCAGCCGCCAGCCGCCCGCCCATGCTCCGGTCAATGCGGCCGAGGGCGAGATCTGGGACATCGGCTATCTCGGCGACATGACCGTGTTCCACGTCCGCCTTAGGGACGGCAAGGTCGTCAAGGCGTCGTCGCTGAACGCGGTGCGCGCGGTCGAGGACCCGCTCGGTTACGACCAGCAGGTCTGGATCTCGTTCGGCGAGGATGCCGGCGTCGTCCTGAAGGATTGAAGCCATGGCGAAACTTGCCTCAGCCCTCATGAGCCGCCTGGTGATCATCGTCCCCTATGCCTGGCTGCTGTTCTTCTTCCTCATTCCCTTCTTCATCGTCTTCCGCATCTCGCTGTCGCAGACCACGGTCGCCATGCCGCCCTATACGCCGGTCTTCGATCTGGCCGGCGGGCTGGCGGGCATGCTGGAGAAGGCCCGCGAATTCTCCGTCGACAACTATGTCTGGCTGACCGAGGACGCGCTCTATTTCAATGCCTATGTGTCGAGCGTCGTCATCGCCGCCATCTCGACCTTCCTGACGCTGCTGATCGGCTATCCGATCGCTTACGGCATGGCCCGGGCGCCGCGCGCGATCCGACCGATGCTGTTGATGCTGGTGATCCTGCCCTTCTGGACGAGCTTCCTGATCCGCGTCTATGCCTGGATTGCCATCCTGAAGCCCGAAGGGCTGCTGAACCAGTTCCTGATGGCGATCGGCGTCATCGACCAGCCGCTCATCATCCTCAACACCAATGCCGCGATCTATATCGGCATCGTCTATTCCTATCTTCCCTTCATGGTGCTGCCGATCTATTCGGCGCTGGAGAAGATGGATCACTCGCTAATCGAGGCGGCGCAGGACCTCGGCTGCACCCCGATCAGCGCCTTCTGGCGCGTCACCTTCCTGTTGTCGCTGCCGGGCGTGGTCGCCGGCTGCCTGCTCGTCTTCATTCCGGCCGTCGGCGAGTTCGTCATCCCCGACCTGCTCGGCGGGTCGGAAACGCTGATGATCGGCAAGACGCTCTGGAACGAGTTCAATGCCAATCGCGATTGGCCGGTCTCCTCGGCGGTGGCGATCATCCTGCTGATGATCCTCGTGATCCCGATCGTCTATTTCCAGAACGTCCAGGCCAAGGTCGATAGCGAGGGCAGATAGGACATGGAAAAGTGGTCCCGCTTCAATATCGCCTCCGTCGTGCTCGGCTTCGGCTTTCTCTACCTGCCGATCGTGCTTCTGGTGATCTTCTCCTTCAACGAGTCAAAACTGGTGACGGTGTGGGCCGGTTTTTCGACCAAATGGTACAGCCAGCTCTGGCACAATCAGGGGCTCCTCGATGCCGCCTGGGTGACCATTCGCGTCGGGCTGCTGTCGGCGACGTGTGCGACGGTTCTGGGCACGTTGGCGGCGCTGGCGCTGGTGCGCTATTCGCGCTTCCGCGGACGCGTGCTTTTCTCCGGCATGGTCTATGCGCCGCTGGTCATGCCCGAGGTGATCACCGGCCTGTCGCTGCTGCTGCTATTCGTGGCGATCGGGCTTGATCGCGGCTTCTGGACGATCACGCTCGCCCACATCACCTTCACCATGTGCTTCGTCGCGGTCGTGGTGCAGTCACGCCTATTGAGCTTCGACCAATCGATCGAGGAGGCGGCGCTTGACCTCGGCGCGAGCCCGGTCAGGACCTTCTTCGCGATCACCCTGCCGGTGATCGCGCCGGCCGTATTTTCGGGCTGGGTCCTGGCCTTCACCCTGTCGCTCGACGATCTCGTCATCTCAAGCTTCACCACCGGACCGGGCGCCACGACGCTGCCAATGAAGATCTACAGCCAGGTGAGACTCGGCGTGACGCCGGAGATCAATGCGATCTGCACCATCCTGATCGGTATCGTCGCCTTTGGCGTGGTCGTCGCATCGATCGTCACCAAGCGGCGGGAGGTTCAGCGCGAAAAGGATGAGCGCGCTGCTATTGCGGCCATCGGCTGAGCCTCATTTTGGAGCGACGAGAACGGAAAGCGGCGAGATCACCGCATTCGGCCAGGAGCCGCCGACGAAGAAGCGAACCGGTTGGTTGCCGCTGGGCGCCTCGGCTTGAAGCGTTCCGGCAAGCGCCAAGCTGCCGTTGCGATAGGGGACAACGCCGGCGAGGGACAGGTTGCCCGACGTTCCGGTGAAATCGGCCCGGTCGAGCCTCGCCGTGCCGTCGGCAAAGCTGGCCTTTACGTTCGCCACCTGGAAGTCGAAGCTCGCCTCATTCGCTTGAGAGAGCGAAAAGAACTCGCCCTTGCGGACGAGATCGGCGAAGGCGTGGGCATCGAAGCCGGCGATGCTGCCATTCGCCAGCGACAGCGTGAGATTGCCCCATATGTCGCCAAGTCCCGTGGCCCAGACGGGATGATCGGTACCGATGTCGATGCTGAGAATGCCCCGGCCGGCCGGCGCAGGACCGTTGAGGCCGAAGCTGCCGAGCACTGCGTCGAAGTCGGCGTCCTTGAGGCGCGCCTGCAATCGGCCGCCATGGTCCAGCCCTTCATCAGAGAGCACGACGCGGCCGCTCAGGCTGCCGTTGGCGTAGTTGCTGTCGCCGATGTCGAGCGAGGCGCGCTTGCCATCGATCAACACTCCGGCGGCGACGTCGGTCAGGTGCAGGGGACCGGCGAGGACCTCCTGCGAGGAAAGGCGAACGTCCGTTTGCCAGGCAGCGACAAAGCTTTCCACCAGACGCCAAAGGCGGTCGTCCCGACCAAGCGGTGAAAGCGCGGCGACGGGAACGCCGTTGAGGTCGATGCGATCGAAGGCGAGCGTCCCTTCTATGCTCGGCGCCTTGCCGTCCGTAAGGGAGATATCGAGTACGCCCGTCGCGCTGGCGCCGCCCATGGTGAATGCCAGTTCGTCGAGCTTCAGCGTCTTCTCGCCGGTGGTCACTCTGGTGTCGATGCTGAGCCCTCCCGGCGGGAGCGTCGCTGTCGAGCCGCCGTGATACCACTCAGTGAGCGTTTGAAGGGAAGCTGCGGACATCTGCAGATGGCCGGACGCGAAGGGAACGGACGAAAGCTTGCCGACGCCCTCGAAGGAGAATGTCAGCGGCGCCGATGTGATCGAGGTCTTCAGCGGCGCGTTTTGTTTCGCCAAGAGCGAGAGCGGATCGTCGCAGACGAACGCCCAGGCGACCTCTTCGCCGCTCAGCCGTGCCGACAGTTGCGTGCTCAATCGTCCCGCAAAGGAGGGCCACTTGATCGTG
Protein-coding sequences here:
- a CDS encoding LysR family transcriptional regulator — protein: MKNMDWDVYRCFMTVARGGGLTGAAQATGLSPATIGRRMLELEERTGRALFVRSQTGYGLTADGRFLFEQLQEMEAAARKVESWQKEGEGATVVRIAAGTWGSWLIAENFPAICTERDTFAISLSIGEARASLAYRESDIGIRAFEPEETYLASRPVGEVAYAAYCRKNAPGASDRWVAVAEEDALSAYLRWPHENASGRIVATVSRPRSLLDLARAGAGKAVLPCFVGDLDPQLERAGEEVGPLRHRQWIVMNNEDRHRRDIRTVVDRLTRLLRSHADLFAGKRPRRSAA
- the aceA gene encoding isocitrate lyase; its protein translation is MTDFYKLVPSAPQRRFDGIERPYSAADVQRLRGSVEIRYSLAEMGANRLWKLIHEEDFVNALGALSGNQAMQMVRAGLKAIYLSGWQVAADANTASAMYPDQSLYPANAAPELAKRINRTLQRADQIETAEGKGLSVDTWFAPIVADAEAGFGGPLNAFEIMKAFIEAGAAGVHYEDQLASEKKCGHLGGKVLIPTAAHIRNLNAARLAADVMGTPTLVIARTDAEAAKLLTSDIDERDGPFVDYDAGRTVEGFYQVKNGIEPCIARAIAYAPHCDLIWCETSKPDLEQARKFAEGVHKAHPGKLLAYNCSPSFNWKKNLDDATIAKFQRELGAMGYKFQFITLAGFHQLNYGMFELARGYKDRQMAAYSELQEAEFAAEVNGYTATKHQREVGTGYFDAVSLAITGGQSSTTAMKESTEHDQFRPAAE
- a CDS encoding helix-turn-helix domain-containing protein, whose product is MAENKIFAGPRVRRIRNGLQLTQTAMAEALGISPSYLNLIERNQRPLTVQLLLKLASVYKVDLDELQGEAGGSLTQLREVFADPLLAGELPGDQELIEVTEAAPNVSGGVVKLYRAYREQALRLKDLAELLAGQGHMATLADTRLPIDEVRETLEARPNHFVRIEEAMEAFHASLSPGEDLAGVLRAWLKREHGLVVRTLPVHVMPNLRRRFDRHSMRLFISERLSPFDQTLETAMEVASIACHDAIVAELDQIQFSTAEARRIGRFELARYAAHALMMPYAAFHAAAQRAKYDIDLLRARFQVSFEQAAGRLTTLQRTGAVGISFFLMEIDNAGHRLRRAGAQGFPHARFGGACPKLNIHAAFAVPGQILVDRVEMTDGGEFLTIARTVEGPQAAFQERVRRTALLIGCDAGFAQETVYGAVRLPAIAVGPVCRLCERQGCLARAEPPVTRPLGLDEMATGLSVFDFQ
- a CDS encoding polyamine ABC transporter substrate-binding protein, translated to MRKLFVASLAAAMLGGAATLAFAQERVVNVYNWSDYIDDSILEDFTKETGIKVVYDVFDSNEILETKLLAGGSGYDVVVPTASFLQRQIAAGVFQKLDKSKLPNLSNMWDVIMERTAKYDPGNEYAVDYMWGTTGIGYNVEKMKEILGADEKPNWDVIFNPEIAAKFKDCGIHLLDSPTDIMPSALTYLGLDPDSHEAADLEKAADLLLKVRPYIRKFHSSEYINALANGDICLAVGFSGDIFQARDRAAEAKAGVTVDYSIPAQGAQMWFDMLAIPADAPHVAEAHEFINYMMKPEVIAKASNYVFYANGNKASQQFLDKEVLEDTAIYPSDAVMQKLFTTTPFEAKEQRVLTRLWTKIVTGQ
- a CDS encoding ABC transporter ATP-binding protein, whose translation is MKSLGSIRRSFAPWADPASKPFISVKNVTKKFGEFTAVDDLSLNIYTREFFALLGASGCGKSTLLRMLAGFEQPTSGEIVLDGQNLAGIPPYRRPVNMMFQSYALFPHMTVENNIAFGLKQDGMPKADIAERVGQMLKLVKLEKFAQRKPHQLSGGQRQRVALARSLAKRPKVLLLDEPLGALDKKLREETQFELMDLQQELGLTFVIVTHDQEEAMTMADRIAVMSHGKVVQVATPAEIYEAPNSRFVADFIGDVNLFDGTVTAAEGGSVRIETTGGIPLRIASAEKPANGAKAAFAVRPEKIRISRQPPAHAPVNAAEGEIWDIGYLGDMTVFHVRLRDGKVVKASSLNAVRAVEDPLGYDQQVWISFGEDAGVVLKD
- a CDS encoding ABC transporter permease subunit, producing the protein MAKLASALMSRLVIIVPYAWLLFFFLIPFFIVFRISLSQTTVAMPPYTPVFDLAGGLAGMLEKAREFSVDNYVWLTEDALYFNAYVSSVVIAAISTFLTLLIGYPIAYGMARAPRAIRPMLLMLVILPFWTSFLIRVYAWIAILKPEGLLNQFLMAIGVIDQPLIILNTNAAIYIGIVYSYLPFMVLPIYSALEKMDHSLIEAAQDLGCTPISAFWRVTFLLSLPGVVAGCLLVFIPAVGEFVIPDLLGGSETLMIGKTLWNEFNANRDWPVSSAVAIILLMILVIPIVYFQNVQAKVDSEGR
- a CDS encoding ABC transporter permease translates to MEKWSRFNIASVVLGFGFLYLPIVLLVIFSFNESKLVTVWAGFSTKWYSQLWHNQGLLDAAWVTIRVGLLSATCATVLGTLAALALVRYSRFRGRVLFSGMVYAPLVMPEVITGLSLLLLFVAIGLDRGFWTITLAHITFTMCFVAVVVQSRLLSFDQSIEEAALDLGASPVRTFFAITLPVIAPAVFSGWVLAFTLSLDDLVISSFTTGPGATTLPMKIYSQVRLGVTPEINAICTILIGIVAFGVVVASIVTKRREVQREKDERAAIAAIG
- a CDS encoding AsmA family protein: MSRPIRKISRVLRLRLQRRHFVWSAAGGVILALGYNAALPLLVSTTGVRAAMERTLDSWSGGKSRINGEPTVRLWPEPLLTLPSATIETRGPEPRPLAEIGRITASFSPLSTLLGDPTLEDISLVDPVVTIERRADGTINWQKPHWLAPSEAAALAQESPFGDIAIENGRLIVLDRMADGSDIDIPGISGTIKWPSFAGRLSTQLSARLSGEEVAWAFVCDDPLSLLAKQNAPLKTSITSAPLTFSFEGVGKLSSVPFASGHLQMSAASLQTLTEWYHGGSTATLPPGGLSIDTRVTTGEKTLKLDELAFTMGGASATGVLDISLTDGKAPSIEGTLAFDRIDLNGVPVAALSPLGRDDRLWRLVESFVAAWQTDVRLSSQEVLAGPLHLTDVAAGVLIDGKRASLDIGDSNYANGSLSGRVVLSDEGLDHGGRLQARLKDADFDAVLGSFGLNGPAPAGRGILSIDIGTDHPVWATGLGDIWGNLTLSLANGSIAGFDAHAFADLVRKGEFFSLSQANEASFDFQVANVKASFADGTARLDRADFTGTSGNLSLAGVVPYRNGSLALAGTLQAEAPSGNQPVRFFVGGSWPNAVISPLSVLVAPK